One Nitrospina watsonii DNA segment encodes these proteins:
- a CDS encoding FAD-dependent thymidylate synthase: protein MKPKRTDDLSERERDILRRYVTDVDARVFSIRDLNPEVIGAALARYSRAPTGFKETVAREFLNADGTPNDIKGSEMVDRVVNKFGDDSVAELAVAPLCIEEISNLMTKIIEDCRIGGSPIEESTRYVLYDQKRGGRWRYVRSRTIMESGLGESYVAVMDFLFDTYAAMVEPMQELFRKRLPADRFAIEVERGGGVQRVFPADLTDDNEKRAHRIAYNFTIRSAACDIMRCILPAATQANVGIIGNGRFFSMLISKLQTEELSEAQDLAEQIREALNHQIPTFIKRAARREHRADVHRKMRARCDELFAAEAIETVPEVVLLDNRDEDYFINLVASMIFPYVQHSTQQVRRVVRALSEQARLDIFNLYMGERKSKRDRPGRALEYGYPIEFDIVAGFAEYRDLQRHRMLTQQRQDMGVLLGYSIPDEIEEVGMLDAVQECFQRAEGLHHDLKRAGLREEAQYAALFNHFMRWNMGMNLRELGHFTELRTQKAGHPKYRRVCQTMAKLYLQRHPEMEPVLRYVDHNDYDQSITRAEQEARTARKSLTTGVFDDMDD from the coding sequence ATGAAGCCAAAACGGACTGATGATCTCAGCGAACGCGAGCGCGATATCCTTCGCCGGTACGTCACCGACGTGGACGCGCGGGTCTTCTCGATTCGCGACCTGAATCCGGAGGTCATCGGTGCGGCGCTCGCCCGCTACAGCCGCGCTCCCACCGGGTTCAAGGAAACCGTGGCGCGCGAGTTCCTCAACGCCGACGGCACGCCCAACGACATCAAGGGCAGCGAAATGGTGGATCGGGTCGTCAACAAGTTCGGCGACGATTCGGTGGCGGAGCTGGCGGTGGCGCCGCTCTGCATCGAGGAAATCTCCAACCTGATGACCAAGATCATCGAGGATTGCCGCATCGGCGGCTCGCCCATCGAGGAATCCACCCGTTACGTGCTGTACGACCAGAAACGCGGCGGCCGCTGGCGCTACGTGCGGTCGCGCACTATCATGGAATCGGGACTCGGCGAATCGTACGTGGCGGTGATGGACTTTTTGTTCGACACGTACGCGGCCATGGTCGAGCCGATGCAGGAACTGTTCCGCAAGCGCCTGCCTGCCGACCGGTTCGCCATCGAGGTCGAGCGCGGTGGCGGCGTGCAGCGTGTGTTCCCCGCGGACCTCACCGACGACAACGAGAAGCGCGCCCACCGCATCGCCTACAACTTCACCATCCGCAGCGCCGCCTGCGACATCATGCGCTGCATTCTTCCGGCGGCAACGCAGGCCAACGTCGGCATCATCGGCAACGGGCGTTTTTTCTCGATGCTGATTTCCAAATTGCAGACCGAGGAATTGAGCGAGGCGCAGGACCTGGCGGAGCAGATCCGCGAAGCCCTGAACCACCAGATCCCGACGTTCATCAAGCGCGCCGCCCGCCGCGAACACCGCGCCGACGTGCATCGGAAAATGCGCGCCCGCTGCGACGAACTGTTCGCCGCCGAAGCCATCGAGACCGTGCCGGAAGTGGTGTTGCTGGACAACCGCGACGAGGATTACTTCATCAACCTCGTGGCCTCGATGATTTTTCCGTACGTGCAGCACTCCACGCAACAAGTGCGGCGCGTGGTGCGGGCGCTTTCCGAACAGGCGCGCCTCGACATTTTCAATCTGTATATGGGCGAACGCAAAAGCAAACGCGACCGACCGGGCCGGGCGCTGGAGTACGGCTATCCCATCGAGTTCGACATCGTTGCCGGGTTCGCCGAGTACCGCGACCTGCAACGGCACCGCATGCTGACCCAGCAACGGCAGGACATGGGGGTGTTGCTGGGGTATTCCATTCCCGACGAGATCGAAGAGGTCGGCATGCTGGATGCGGTGCAGGAATGTTTTCAACGCGCCGAAGGCTTGCACCACGATCTGAAACGCGCCGGGCTGCGCGAAGAGGCGCAGTACGCCGCGTTGTTCAATCATTTCATGCGCTGGAACATGGGCATGAACCTGCGCGAGCTGGGCCACTTCACCGAGTTGCGCACGCAGAAGGCGGGGCACCCCAAGTACCGGCGCGTGTGTCAGACTATGGCGAAACTCTACCTGCAACGCCATCCTGAGATGGAACCGGTGCTGCGTTACGTCGATCACAACGACTACGACCAGAGCATCACCCGCGCCGAGCAGGAAGCGCGCACCGCCCGCAAAAGCCTCACCACCGGCGTGTTCGACGACATGGACGACTGA
- a CDS encoding sensor domain-containing diguanylate cyclase, which produces MKREIANQIIQEKTFLLEHPELFFKLFDGLFPFFLFTRDAGGRLISVSSNIASVLGHEPEDFTAHWQNHLTQHPVNATFTERSQLSPETATTPTSYKAIISNNQHEPIWLEVFESPQMQNGKPEKIIGIALDLTKRSVMENQLRLGEKRFREMSQASPIGIFQTDGDNLIAYVNPAWEMITGRTISESLGQPWWDVIHPGDQESVVRKWMRVIEKGDEIDAECRVVRPDGAVIWVKIRSQILSDDAGKVTIATVENIDQQVADREKQKQLIHELLQLKEKLEVATRTDPLTGLPNRRDLNEKLAHEKARFERTGRPFTLLIVDIDKFKNINDQFGHDAGDYILVQVGELLRNSCRRMDHICRWGGEEFFFLLPETNLENGFIFAEKLRTKLETATFNYKGNEVGVTASFGLSCVDDDNRDLESFIKEADDCLYDAKRTGRNRTVARKNKKASG; this is translated from the coding sequence ATGAAACGGGAAATTGCAAACCAGATCATCCAGGAGAAGACGTTCCTGCTGGAACACCCCGAACTGTTTTTCAAATTGTTCGATGGGCTGTTTCCCTTTTTCCTGTTCACCCGCGATGCGGGCGGCCGGTTGATATCGGTCAGCTCCAACATCGCCTCCGTGCTCGGGCACGAACCCGAAGACTTCACCGCCCATTGGCAGAACCACCTGACCCAGCATCCGGTCAATGCGACGTTCACCGAGCGCAGTCAACTCTCCCCGGAAACCGCCACAACGCCGACCAGCTATAAGGCCATTATCAGCAACAACCAGCACGAACCCATCTGGCTGGAAGTGTTCGAGTCCCCGCAGATGCAAAATGGCAAGCCGGAAAAAATCATCGGCATCGCACTTGACCTGACAAAACGCAGCGTGATGGAAAACCAGCTGCGGCTGGGAGAAAAACGGTTCCGCGAAATGAGCCAGGCCTCGCCCATCGGGATTTTTCAGACGGATGGCGACAACCTGATCGCTTACGTCAATCCGGCGTGGGAGATGATCACCGGCCGCACCATCTCCGAAAGTCTGGGACAACCGTGGTGGGACGTCATCCATCCCGGAGACCAGGAATCCGTGGTGCGCAAATGGATGCGCGTCATTGAGAAAGGCGACGAGATCGATGCCGAATGCCGTGTGGTCCGACCCGATGGCGCCGTGATCTGGGTCAAGATCCGCTCGCAGATTTTGTCCGACGACGCCGGCAAAGTCACCATCGCCACCGTGGAAAACATCGACCAACAGGTGGCCGACCGGGAAAAGCAAAAACAACTCATCCATGAACTGCTGCAACTCAAAGAAAAGCTGGAAGTGGCGACCCGCACCGATCCCCTCACCGGTCTGCCCAACCGCCGCGACCTCAACGAAAAACTCGCGCACGAAAAAGCGCGTTTCGAACGCACCGGGCGCCCTTTCACGCTGTTGATTGTGGACATCGACAAATTTAAAAATATCAACGACCAGTTCGGCCATGATGCGGGCGATTACATTTTGGTGCAGGTCGGCGAACTGTTGCGCAACAGTTGCCGGCGCATGGACCACATCTGCCGCTGGGGCGGGGAGGAGTTTTTCTTCCTGCTGCCGGAAACCAACCTGGAAAACGGATTCATCTTCGCCGAAAAACTGCGTACCAAACTCGAAACCGCCACGTTCAATTACAAAGGCAATGAAGTCGGCGTGACGGCCAGCTTTGGCCTGAGCTGTGTGGACGATGACAACCGCGACTTGGAATCCTTCATTAAAGAAGCGGATGATTGCCTGTACGACGCCAAAAGAACCGGACGCAACCGCACGGTGGCCCGCAAAAACAAAAAAGCATCCGGCTGA
- the msrP gene encoding protein-methionine-sulfoxide reductase catalytic subunit MsrP yields the protein MSNIHIPKGWEMPENEVTPESVYLNRREVLKAMGMVSLFAAGALPACSPPQSVIDAHPEINLTDLEKTVYPANRITKYKLDRRITAEAVAGSYNNFYEFSEVKEDVDHHAQRLQTRPWQVEVTGLVKTPKVYDLDDFLKRFILEERFYRLRCVEAWAMAVPWTGFPLKALLDDVEPLPNATHVRFESFHKPFLAQGQFAFWQPWPYAEALTIKEAVNELVLMATGIYGHPLSKQHGAPIRLVVPWKYGFKSIKSITKIELVDYEPSTFWNTLQPLEYGWEANVDPNVPHPRWPQTKEELIGTREVRLTQKYNGYSDFVASLYT from the coding sequence ATGAGCAACATCCACATTCCCAAAGGCTGGGAGATGCCGGAAAACGAAGTCACGCCGGAGTCGGTGTACCTGAACCGCCGCGAGGTGCTGAAGGCGATGGGCATGGTGTCCCTGTTCGCCGCCGGCGCACTGCCCGCGTGCTCGCCGCCGCAATCCGTGATCGACGCGCACCCGGAGATCAATCTCACCGATCTCGAAAAAACCGTGTACCCGGCCAACCGCATCACCAAATACAAACTGGACCGCCGCATCACCGCCGAAGCCGTGGCTGGATCCTACAACAATTTTTATGAATTCAGCGAGGTGAAGGAGGACGTCGATCACCACGCGCAACGGTTGCAGACGCGCCCCTGGCAGGTGGAAGTGACGGGGCTGGTGAAGACGCCGAAGGTGTACGACCTCGACGACTTTCTGAAACGTTTCATTCTGGAGGAACGCTTTTATCGGCTGCGCTGTGTCGAGGCGTGGGCGATGGCGGTGCCGTGGACGGGCTTTCCGTTGAAGGCTCTGCTGGATGACGTCGAGCCGTTGCCCAACGCGACGCACGTCCGCTTCGAGTCGTTCCACAAACCGTTTCTGGCGCAGGGGCAGTTTGCGTTCTGGCAACCGTGGCCGTATGCGGAAGCGCTCACTATCAAAGAAGCCGTGAACGAACTGGTGCTGATGGCCACCGGTATTTACGGACACCCCTTGTCGAAACAGCACGGCGCGCCGATCCGCCTCGTGGTGCCGTGGAAGTACGGCTTCAAGAGCATCAAGTCGATCACGAAAATCGAGCTGGTCGATTACGAACCGTCCACCTTCTGGAACACGCTGCAACCGCTCGAATACGGCTGGGAAGCCAACGTCGATCCCAACGTGCCGCACCCGCGCTGGCCGCAAACCAAGGAAGAACTGATCGGCACCCGCGAAGTGCGCCTCACCCAGAAGTACAACGGCTACAGCGATTTCGTCGCGTCGCTCTACACCTGA
- the pntB gene encoding Re/Si-specific NAD(P)(+) transhydrogenase subunit beta: MSPGIVTASYIGATILFILALGGLSHQETARRGNIFGILGMTIALIVTIAGVTANMALLVGALVIGGTIGLILAKRVQMTEMPELVAILHSLVGMAAVLVGYANFMDPNSHFTGIDLTIHDVETYLGILIGAITFSGSVIAWGKLCGKITGNPMLIPGRHLFNLGLLIATIVLGKMFVDQSAAGAGLTPLLIMTGIALLFGIHMVMAIGGADMPVVVSMLNSYSGWAASATGFMLNNDLLIVTGALVGSSGAILSYIMCRAMNRKFLSVIAGGFGTTTGASSAAAEGEQGEIVAMEAPEVAELLKDSKEVMIIPGYGMAVAQAQHIVREITKKLRDKKINVRFGIHPVAGRMPGHMNVLLAEAQVPYDIVYEMDEINDDFPDVDVSIIVGANDIVNPSAQDDPNSPIAGMPVMECWKGKYTIVLKRSMATGYAGVQNPLFFKENTRMLFGDAKSSLDAVYAELQK; the protein is encoded by the coding sequence ATGAGTCCAGGAATCGTAACCGCCTCTTATATCGGGGCAACCATTCTGTTCATTCTGGCGCTGGGTGGCCTGAGCCATCAGGAAACCGCGCGGCGCGGCAATATTTTCGGCATCCTCGGCATGACCATCGCGTTGATCGTGACCATCGCCGGGGTCACCGCCAACATGGCCCTGCTGGTCGGGGCGCTGGTGATCGGCGGCACCATCGGCCTGATCCTCGCCAAACGCGTGCAGATGACGGAAATGCCGGAACTGGTTGCTATCCTGCACAGCCTGGTCGGTATGGCGGCGGTGCTGGTCGGCTACGCCAACTTCATGGATCCCAATTCGCATTTCACCGGCATCGATCTCACCATCCATGATGTCGAAACTTATCTTGGCATCCTGATCGGTGCGATCACGTTTTCGGGGTCGGTCATCGCCTGGGGCAAGCTCTGCGGCAAGATCACCGGCAACCCGATGCTGATCCCCGGAAGGCATTTGTTCAACCTCGGCCTGTTGATCGCCACCATCGTGCTCGGCAAAATGTTTGTCGATCAATCGGCGGCGGGTGCGGGTCTCACGCCGCTTCTGATCATGACGGGCATCGCCCTCTTGTTCGGCATCCACATGGTCATGGCCATCGGCGGCGCGGACATGCCGGTTGTCGTGTCCATGCTCAACAGCTATTCCGGCTGGGCGGCGTCTGCCACCGGGTTCATGCTCAACAATGACCTGCTCATCGTGACCGGTGCTCTGGTCGGCAGCAGCGGCGCCATCCTGAGTTACATCATGTGCCGCGCCATGAACCGCAAGTTCCTGTCGGTCATCGCCGGCGGATTCGGCACCACCACAGGCGCGTCTTCTGCGGCAGCGGAAGGGGAGCAGGGCGAGATCGTGGCGATGGAAGCTCCGGAAGTGGCCGAGTTGCTGAAGGACTCGAAAGAGGTCATGATCATTCCGGGTTACGGCATGGCGGTGGCGCAGGCGCAGCACATCGTGCGTGAAATCACCAAAAAGCTCCGCGACAAAAAGATCAATGTGCGTTTCGGCATCCACCCCGTTGCGGGCCGCATGCCGGGCCACATGAACGTGTTGCTCGCGGAGGCGCAGGTGCCGTATGACATCGTTTACGAGATGGACGAAATCAACGATGATTTCCCGGACGTGGATGTCTCCATCATTGTCGGCGCCAACGACATCGTCAACCCGTCGGCACAGGACGACCCGAACAGCCCCATCGCCGGCATGCCGGTCATGGAATGCTGGAAGGGCAAGTACACCATTGTGCTGAAACGCAGCATGGCGACGGGTTACGCGGGCGTGCAGAATCCGCTGTTCTTCAAGGAGAACACGCGCATGCTGTTCGGCGACGCCAAGAGCAGTCTGGACGCGGTGTACGCCGAGTTGCAGAAGTAA
- a CDS encoding DUF4149 domain-containing protein yields MKRLIYFSNWLYLFSLALWVGGMFLLGILAEIVVRVKLKEQPEMASKVMNGLMDIFNVHIIYWCMGLMVAAVLIKFLADRQGWGGYVEPRVTKKRYTREVFLVIMVALALYIGSVLRPEMHAMDQQKKANPENLQLQRQFDTYHSRLTWLYTVNMILGLGLFWIHGKEMARFRGTGQPTQPASML; encoded by the coding sequence ATGAAACGTTTGATTTATTTTTCCAACTGGTTGTATCTGTTCTCCCTGGCCCTGTGGGTGGGGGGCATGTTTTTGCTCGGCATCCTGGCGGAAATTGTGGTGCGCGTGAAATTGAAAGAGCAGCCAGAGATGGCCAGCAAGGTGATGAACGGTCTCATGGATATCTTCAACGTGCACATCATTTACTGGTGCATGGGGCTGATGGTGGCGGCGGTGCTGATCAAGTTTCTGGCGGACCGGCAGGGCTGGGGCGGGTACGTGGAACCGAGGGTGACGAAAAAGCGGTACACCCGCGAAGTGTTTCTGGTCATCATGGTGGCGCTGGCCCTGTACATCGGCAGCGTTCTGAGGCCCGAAATGCACGCCATGGATCAGCAGAAAAAAGCCAATCCGGAAAACCTCCAGTTGCAGCGTCAGTTTGACACGTACCACAGCCGCCTGACCTGGCTTTACACGGTCAACATGATCCTCGGCCTGGGGTTGTTCTGGATTCATGGCAAGGAAATGGCCCGGTTCCGGGGAACCGGCCAACCCACACAACCGGCTTCGATGCTGTGA
- a CDS encoding YqaA family protein, whose amino-acid sequence MLRKMYDWVLHWSATKYAVPALAVIAFAESSFFPIPPDVLLIAMTVAVPTRWFHFALVCSIGSVLGGMFGYLLGWQFMDLIGFHIVEFYHFQDQFDKIGGWYQQYNAWAVAAAGFTPLPYKVFTLAAGAFQINFPVFVGASFVSRAARFFIIAALLYKFGPQIKIFIERYFNLLSTAFFVLLVLGFFVLKYVM is encoded by the coding sequence ATGCTGCGAAAAATGTATGATTGGGTTCTGCACTGGTCCGCCACAAAATATGCGGTACCGGCGCTGGCGGTGATCGCATTTGCCGAGTCCTCGTTCTTCCCGATCCCGCCCGACGTGCTGTTGATCGCCATGACCGTGGCCGTGCCCACCCGCTGGTTTCATTTCGCACTGGTGTGTTCCATCGGTTCCGTGCTGGGCGGCATGTTCGGCTACCTGCTGGGCTGGCAGTTCATGGACTTGATCGGATTCCACATTGTCGAGTTCTATCATTTTCAGGATCAATTCGATAAAATAGGAGGATGGTACCAGCAATACAATGCGTGGGCTGTGGCGGCGGCGGGGTTCACCCCCCTGCCCTACAAGGTGTTCACGCTGGCGGCGGGCGCGTTTCAGATCAATTTTCCGGTGTTCGTCGGCGCGTCGTTCGTCAGCCGCGCCGCCCGGTTTTTCATCATCGCCGCGCTGCTGTATAAATTCGGTCCGCAGATCAAGATATTCATCGAGCGTTATTTCAACCTGCTCAGCACCGCCTTTTTCGTTCTGCTGGTGCTTGGATTTTTTGTCCTGAAATACGTCATGTGA
- a CDS encoding formylglycine-generating enzyme family protein — MSLLTLGMALSVQAASVHDEEEAMTREDIRKRYSDMVEIPGSTFRMGLGFHKITDMLEMCWQVDERCSRWWFKDEYPDHMVYLDPYWIDIYEVTNEKYLEFVKATGHRPALDDTCDTKACWDGNLWQGASFPKAIKNQPVTQVSWRDANEYCKWRGKRLPTEAEWEKAARGPMGNLYPWGNDTPPGKATYRRKWRGIHTMTDVGSYPNGASVYGVHDMAGNVWEWVSDWYDRHYYKKRVRSNPQGPKRGVFKVMRGGSWVNYEDTLHSAFRRWARPYVRFNDAGFRCAKDPIELPDPPEEINEAKTD; from the coding sequence GTGTCACTGTTGACGCTGGGGATGGCGTTGTCCGTCCAGGCCGCTTCCGTGCATGACGAAGAAGAGGCGATGACGCGGGAGGATATCCGCAAACGGTATTCCGACATGGTGGAGATCCCCGGCAGCACGTTCCGCATGGGGTTGGGGTTCCACAAGATCACCGACATGCTGGAGATGTGCTGGCAGGTGGACGAACGGTGCAGCCGCTGGTGGTTCAAGGACGAATACCCGGATCACATGGTGTACCTCGATCCCTACTGGATCGACATCTACGAGGTCACCAACGAAAAATACCTGGAGTTCGTCAAGGCCACCGGCCACCGCCCGGCCCTCGACGACACCTGCGACACGAAAGCCTGCTGGGACGGCAACTTGTGGCAGGGTGCGAGTTTCCCGAAAGCCATCAAGAACCAGCCGGTGACGCAGGTGAGCTGGCGCGATGCCAATGAATACTGCAAGTGGCGCGGCAAACGGTTGCCCACCGAGGCGGAGTGGGAGAAAGCGGCGCGCGGCCCCATGGGCAATCTCTATCCCTGGGGCAATGACACGCCGCCGGGAAAAGCCACCTATCGCCGCAAATGGCGCGGCATCCACACCATGACCGATGTCGGCAGTTACCCCAACGGGGCGTCGGTGTACGGCGTGCACGACATGGCGGGCAACGTGTGGGAGTGGGTGTCCGACTGGTACGACCGCCACTATTACAAGAAACGGGTGAGGAGCAATCCCCAGGGACCGAAGCGCGGCGTCTTCAAAGTCATGCGCGGCGGGTCCTGGGTCAATTACGAGGACACGCTGCACAGCGCCTTTCGCCGCTGGGCCCGCCCCTATGTCCGGTTCAACGATGCCGGGTTCCGCTGTGCCAAGGATCCAATCGAACTCCCGGATCCTCCGGAAGAAATAAATGAAGCCAAAACGGACTGA
- a CDS encoding Re/Si-specific NAD(P)(+) transhydrogenase subunit alpha, with the protein MKIGIPKEVHPGEKRVATTPEVAVQLIKLGFEVAIESGAGAEAKFSDAAYKEAGVTVLDGTKAVWDQSDIILKVRGPEQHPELKTDEVELTHPGQILISFLWPAQNQDLLKKLSEKKVTAMAVDSVPRISRAQKLDALSSMANIAGYRALVEAAQCFGRFFTGQITAAGKIPPAKVLVIGAGVAGLSAIGTAKSMGAIVRSFDTRPEVKEQVESMDAEFLMLDFEEEGSGEGGYAKVMSEEFIKKEMELFAEQAKEVDIIVTTALIPGKPAPKLITADTVKLMKNGSVIVDLAAEQGGNCELTEPGKIANVNGVSIIGYSDLPSRLATQASQLYGTNLRHLLSDMCKEKDGNLNVDMEDEVIRGVTVVKDGEITWPPPAPKLSAAPPKPKEEAPPVVVKKAEKPSAMGPAILFGGGALLLLGLGSVAPAAFMAHFTVFVLACFVGYMVIWNVSPALHTPLMSVTNAISSIIIIGALLQISSGEKLIMWLAAAATLITAINIAGGFAVTRRMLDMFRK; encoded by the coding sequence ATGAAAATTGGCATTCCTAAAGAAGTTCATCCCGGAGAGAAGCGCGTGGCCACGACCCCGGAGGTCGCGGTCCAGCTGATCAAGCTCGGGTTTGAAGTCGCGATTGAGTCCGGTGCCGGCGCCGAGGCAAAGTTTTCCGATGCCGCCTATAAAGAGGCGGGGGTGACTGTGCTGGACGGGACCAAGGCGGTCTGGGACCAGAGCGATATCATATTGAAAGTACGCGGACCGGAGCAGCATCCGGAATTGAAGACCGACGAGGTGGAGTTGACGCACCCGGGCCAGATTCTGATTTCGTTTCTGTGGCCGGCCCAGAACCAGGACCTGCTCAAGAAGCTGTCGGAGAAAAAAGTCACGGCCATGGCCGTGGACAGCGTGCCGCGCATTTCCCGCGCACAGAAACTCGACGCCCTGAGCTCAATGGCGAACATCGCTGGTTACCGGGCGTTGGTGGAGGCGGCCCAGTGTTTCGGCCGTTTTTTCACCGGGCAGATCACCGCAGCCGGCAAGATTCCGCCGGCGAAAGTGCTGGTCATCGGCGCGGGAGTTGCCGGCTTGTCCGCCATTGGCACGGCCAAGAGCATGGGCGCCATCGTGCGGTCGTTCGACACCCGGCCGGAAGTCAAGGAGCAGGTGGAGAGCATGGACGCGGAATTCCTGATGCTCGATTTCGAGGAAGAGGGTTCCGGCGAAGGCGGTTACGCCAAGGTCATGAGTGAGGAGTTCATCAAAAAGGAAATGGAACTGTTTGCGGAGCAGGCGAAGGAGGTGGACATCATCGTCACCACCGCGCTGATCCCCGGCAAACCGGCGCCGAAACTCATCACCGCCGATACGGTGAAGCTGATGAAGAACGGCAGCGTCATCGTCGATCTGGCCGCCGAACAGGGTGGCAACTGCGAGTTGACCGAGCCGGGCAAAATCGCCAACGTCAACGGCGTTTCCATCATCGGGTACTCGGACCTGCCGAGCCGCCTGGCCACGCAGGCCAGCCAGTTGTACGGCACCAACCTGCGTCACCTGTTGTCGGACATGTGCAAGGAGAAGGACGGCAACCTCAACGTCGATATGGAAGACGAAGTCATCCGCGGCGTCACGGTGGTCAAGGACGGCGAGATCACCTGGCCGCCTCCCGCCCCCAAACTGTCGGCGGCTCCGCCCAAACCGAAAGAGGAAGCGCCGCCGGTCGTCGTGAAGAAGGCGGAAAAGCCTTCGGCGATGGGACCGGCGATCCTGTTTGGAGGCGGCGCGTTGCTGTTGCTGGGACTGGGTTCCGTGGCTCCGGCGGCGTTCATGGCGCACTTCACGGTATTCGTGCTGGCCTGCTTCGTCGGCTACATGGTGATCTGGAACGTGTCCCCCGCCCTGCACACGCCGCTGATGAGTGTCACCAACGCCATCAGCAGCATCATCATCATTGGCGCCCTGCTGCAAATCAGCTCGGGCGAAAAACTGATCATGTGGTTGGCCGCTGCGGCGACCCTGATCACAGCCATCAATATTGCGGGCGGCTTCGCGGTGACGCGACGCATGCTCGACATGTTCCGTAAATAG
- the cutA gene encoding divalent-cation tolerance protein CutA: protein MMEEHVVVYVTAGSEQEAETLSHGLVTEKLAFCVNVVPAIKSYYHWDGKMNVDAEVLMIIKTRRDRFDELKQWVSEHHSYDVPEVIALPVVAGLDAYLQGIDDWVPPKK from the coding sequence ATGATGGAAGAGCATGTGGTCGTGTACGTCACCGCCGGATCGGAACAGGAAGCCGAAACGTTGAGTCACGGCCTGGTGACCGAAAAGCTCGCGTTCTGCGTGAACGTGGTCCCCGCCATCAAATCGTATTACCACTGGGACGGCAAGATGAACGTGGATGCGGAAGTGCTGATGATCATCAAGACGCGGCGCGACCGCTTCGACGAACTCAAACAGTGGGTGTCCGAGCATCACAGTTACGACGTGCCGGAAGTCATCGCGCTGCCGGTCGTCGCCGGACTGGACGCCTATCTGCAGGGCATCGACGACTGGGTGCCACCCAAAAAATAA
- a CDS encoding formylglycine-generating enzyme family protein, producing MRAASGFHFTFLIAAWLGLGGVAAASPHDASMVLIPEGEFVMGSGAAEDEPEHTIHLSAYYIDKYEVTQQQFEAVMGGNPSGFKGPRHPVEQVTWYEARDFCKQAGKRLPTEAEWEKAARGDTTTRYHWGDAIDGEYAWYWDNSGKSTHPVGEKKPNAFGLYDMAGNVWEWVADNYSDAYYRESPKRDPQGPFDSKYRSVRGGSWRDLEQTLRATRRNYDLAAGRFDHIGFRCARSVE from the coding sequence ATGAGAGCCGCATCCGGTTTTCATTTCACTTTTCTGATTGCCGCCTGGCTTGGCCTGGGTGGAGTGGCCGCCGCCTCGCCGCACGACGCCAGCATGGTGCTCATCCCCGAAGGTGAATTCGTGATGGGGTCCGGCGCGGCGGAAGACGAACCGGAACACACCATCCACCTCTCCGCTTATTACATCGATAAATACGAAGTCACGCAGCAGCAGTTCGAAGCGGTGATGGGCGGCAACCCATCTGGATTCAAAGGGCCGCGCCATCCGGTTGAGCAGGTCACCTGGTACGAGGCGCGTGATTTCTGCAAACAGGCCGGCAAGCGTTTGCCGACGGAGGCGGAGTGGGAAAAAGCCGCGCGCGGCGATACGACAACGCGGTATCACTGGGGCGACGCCATCGACGGCGAGTATGCGTGGTATTGGGACAACTCCGGCAAGTCCACGCACCCGGTGGGAGAAAAGAAACCGAACGCGTTCGGCCTGTACGACATGGCGGGCAATGTGTGGGAATGGGTGGCGGACAATTATTCCGACGCGTATTACAGGGAAAGCCCGAAGCGCGACCCACAGGGTCCGTTCGACAGCAAGTACCGCTCCGTGCGTGGCGGGTCGTGGCGTGATCTGGAGCAGACGCTGCGTGCCACACGCCGCAATTATGATCTGGCCGCGGGCCGTTTCGATCACATCGGCTTCCGCTGCGCCCGCTCGGTGGAGTGA